Proteins encoded in a region of the Lentisphaerota bacterium genome:
- the rpsD gene encoding 30S ribosomal protein S4, producing the protein MGRYVGPVCRKCRREGMKLFLKGARCYMAKCPIDQGHPPPGMHGMRRSRKVSEYGQQLREKQRLRRQYGMQEGQFHRVFEEALRREGVTGEIMLQLVETRLDNIVYRLGFASSRRAARQFVLHGHITVNGRKATVPSMQIKVGHIIEVRDRPKSRDYATKSVDAATSQQTPTWLSVDPKSFRGEMLSIPTREQIAPVVNEQAIVELYSR; encoded by the coding sequence ATGGGTAGGTATGTTGGTCCCGTCTGCCGCAAGTGCCGTCGCGAGGGCATGAAGCTGTTTCTCAAGGGTGCCCGCTGCTACATGGCGAAGTGCCCGATCGATCAGGGTCACCCGCCTCCGGGCATGCACGGTATGCGCCGCTCGCGCAAGGTCTCGGAATACGGTCAGCAGCTCCGCGAGAAGCAGCGCCTGCGCCGCCAGTATGGCATGCAGGAAGGCCAGTTCCACCGGGTCTTCGAAGAGGCGTTGCGCCGCGAGGGTGTCACCGGAGAGATCATGTTGCAGTTGGTCGAGACGCGGCTGGACAACATCGTCTACCGCCTCGGCTTTGCATCCTCCCGCCGCGCGGCCCGACAGTTTGTGCTGCACGGCCATATCACCGTCAACGGCCGCAAGGCCACAGTGCCTTCCATGCAGATCAAGGTTGGCCACATCATCGAAGTCCGGGACCGCCCGAAGTCGCGCGATTATGCGACCAAGAGCGTCGACGCCGCGACGTCCCAGCAGACGCCGACGTGGCTCTCTGTTGACCCCAAGTCTTTCCGTGGCGAGATGTTGTCCATCCCGACCCGTGAGCAGATCGCGCCTGTTGTCAATGAGCAGGCGATTGTCGAACT
- the rpsK gene encoding 30S ribosomal protein S11, giving the protein MSEEAVKQENGSVAVEQPTAASEAAAVLSEGDAAKAAAEAKGKKMRTRSIPAGIAFVRATFNNTIVSIADARGGVISWSSAGRAGFKGSRKCTAFAATMVAQDAARQAVSKGMHEVEIRVQGAGAGRESAVRAIQTAGLHVTVIKDCTPIPHNGCRARKRRRV; this is encoded by the coding sequence ATGAGCGAAGAAGCAGTTAAACAAGAAAACGGATCGGTTGCCGTCGAGCAACCCACCGCCGCGAGCGAGGCGGCCGCTGTGTTGTCCGAGGGCGATGCGGCCAAGGCCGCCGCCGAAGCCAAGGGCAAAAAGATGCGGACACGGAGCATTCCTGCGGGAATTGCCTTTGTCCGTGCCACATTCAACAACACCATCGTGTCGATCGCCGATGCGCGCGGCGGGGTGATCTCGTGGAGCTCCGCCGGTCGCGCGGGCTTCAAGGGGTCGCGTAAGTGCACCGCCTTTGCGGCCACGATGGTTGCCCAGGATGCGGCCCGCCAGGCGGTGTCCAAGGGAATGCATGAGGTTGAGATCCGGGTTCAGGGCGCTGGCGCGGGACGCGAGTCCGCCGTGCGCGCGATCCAGACGGCTGGCCTGCATGTGACGGTTATCAAGGATTGCACGCCGATCCCGCACAACGGTTGCCGGGCGCGCAAAAGGAGGAGAGTCTAA
- the rpsM gene encoding 30S ribosomal protein S13 — MPRMMGVDVPGKKRIEYALQYIHGIGPKRAIDVLHQCKVDPAKKADDLTPDDIRVITGFIQEHYRVEGDLRREVSQNIRRLISIGTYRGSRHKRGLPCRGQRTRTNARTRKGSKKTVGAVRDKAARQAMKS, encoded by the coding sequence ATGCCGAGAATGATGGGTGTGGATGTGCCGGGAAAAAAACGCATCGAGTATGCGCTCCAGTATATCCATGGAATCGGTCCGAAACGGGCCATCGATGTCTTGCATCAGTGCAAGGTTGATCCGGCGAAGAAGGCCGACGACCTCACGCCTGATGATATCCGTGTGATTACCGGATTCATTCAGGAACATTACCGTGTGGAAGGGGATCTGCGTCGCGAGGTGTCGCAGAACATCCGCCGCCTGATCAGCATTGGCACGTATCGCGGATCTCGCCACAAGCGCGGCTTGCCGTGCCGCGGCCAGCGCACGCGGACCAATGCGCGCACACGCAAGGGAAGCAAGAAGACGGTTGGAGCGGTCCGTGATAAGGCTGCCCGTCAGGCGATGAAGAGTTAA
- the rpmJ gene encoding 50S ribosomal protein L36: MKVRSSVRRICERCRIVRRKGVVRVICTNPRHKQRQG; encoded by the coding sequence ATGAAAGTTCGCAGTTCAGTGCGACGCATTTGTGAACGCTGCCGGATCGTGCGGCGCAAAGGGGTCGTGCGTGTGATTTGTACCAATCCGCGCCACAAACAGCGCCAAGGCTAG
- the map gene encoding type I methionyl aminopeptidase yields MITCKRGRELDAMRVSGRLAGEVLRQVAAAVVPGITTRELDALARQLIDERGGTPSFLGYRGFPAALCVSVNEEVIHGIPGARRILPGDVVGLDVGVLYQGFHGDTATTVLVGVSDPDILRLVDATRRARDAGIAAIRPGVKLGDVSHAVEQVVRLAGCTVVRDFVGHGIGRQLHEDPQIPNYGSPGRGPVLKVGMTLCIEPMVNLGRPDVSVLRDGWTVVTQDGRPSAHFEHTVAVSASGAEILTAV; encoded by the coding sequence ATGATTACGTGCAAACGAGGTCGCGAGCTAGACGCCATGCGCGTCAGCGGCCGTCTGGCGGGTGAGGTGCTCCGGCAGGTCGCGGCGGCGGTGGTTCCGGGAATCACCACCAGGGAACTCGATGCGCTGGCGCGACAGTTGATTGACGAAAGGGGGGGCACCCCCTCCTTTCTGGGTTACCGCGGGTTTCCGGCCGCCCTGTGCGTCTCGGTGAACGAAGAGGTGATCCATGGCATTCCGGGTGCCCGGCGAATCCTGCCGGGGGATGTGGTGGGTCTCGACGTGGGGGTCTTGTACCAAGGCTTTCACGGGGACACCGCCACCACGGTGCTGGTGGGCGTCTCCGATCCGGATATCCTCCGGCTCGTCGACGCCACCCGGCGGGCGCGCGACGCCGGGATCGCGGCCATCCGGCCGGGTGTGAAACTGGGAGATGTTTCACATGCGGTGGAACAGGTGGTGAGACTGGCCGGCTGCACCGTGGTCCGCGATTTCGTGGGCCATGGGATCGGGCGGCAGTTGCATGAGGATCCGCAGATACCGAATTACGGCAGCCCGGGGCGGGGGCCGGTGCTCAAGGTCGGCATGACCCTGTGCATCGAGCCCATGGTCAACTTGGGGCGGCCCGATGTGTCGGTGCTGCGGGATGGTTGGACGGTCGTCACCCAGGACGGCCGGCCCTCTGCGCATTTCGAGCATACGGTCGCCGTAAGCGCGAGCGGCGCGGAGATTTTAACGGCTGTTTAA
- a CDS encoding nucleoside monophosphate kinase — protein sequence MDVVVLLGAPGSGKGTVAARIVQQLGLTPIASGDMLREAVARKTAAGTEAARYMSCGELVPDALIGRMISDLIGAGPDDGRYLLDGFPRTVPQMGILDAILADCGGVLKAAVVIEVADAVVTARLAGRQVCPACKAVYHVETLPPKRAGVCDACAAALVQRADDFPATIAQRLAVYHRQTAGVIDAYAARGMLKRVDGVGGVDTVVERMIRALK from the coding sequence ATGGACGTCGTCGTCTTGCTGGGCGCTCCCGGTTCCGGAAAAGGAACCGTCGCAGCCCGCATCGTGCAGCAGTTGGGCCTGACGCCCATCGCCAGTGGCGACATGCTGCGCGAGGCCGTCGCCCGAAAGACCGCTGCAGGAACCGAGGCCGCGCGCTACATGAGCTGCGGCGAACTGGTCCCCGACGCGCTGATCGGACGGATGATCAGCGACCTGATCGGGGCGGGACCGGACGACGGGCGCTACCTGCTGGACGGCTTCCCGCGCACGGTCCCACAGATGGGCATTCTCGATGCCATCCTCGCCGATTGTGGCGGGGTGCTGAAGGCGGCGGTCGTGATCGAAGTCGCCGACGCCGTCGTCACCGCCCGCCTCGCCGGCCGCCAGGTGTGCCCCGCCTGCAAGGCGGTTTACCACGTGGAGACGCTCCCGCCGAAACGGGCGGGCGTGTGCGACGCCTGCGCCGCCGCCCTCGTCCAGCGCGCGGATGATTTTCCGGCAACCATTGCCCAGCGGCTGGCGGTCTATCACCGGCAGACGGCGGGCGTGATCGATGCTTACGCCGCGCGCGGCATGCTCAAGCGGGTGGACGGCGTCGGCGGCGTCGACACAGTCGTCGAGCGGATGATCCGGGCTTTGAAATGA
- the secY gene encoding preprotein translocase subunit SecY, giving the protein MLATFANTFKIPELRKRILLTAGLVFISRLISMIPTPGVNLGVLNEIMERMRESATGSAGGLMSMFDVFTGGAMSQCAVGFLSIWPYISASIILQLLTAVVPALERMVREGDSGRQRMNQYTRYLTIGICVFQSFFLAQGLQNPERLGFGAVDLVANPGVGFTLMTIIAMTSASMFVMWLGDQITSRGIGNGVSLIIMINICSRLPHAVMIAWERYIGIGDIQPTANIFELVLLLLLGFAVTMGTVMLTQGVRRVPIHSTRRVVGNRTYGGQNTYMPLRVNYTGVMPIIFAGPLISFPATALARIDGDRFPAFAWLRDFGQSLASPTSALHLTVYSAMVLFFCFFWVATQFNAMQIADNLKRDGSYVPGIRPGRATAEYLDAVMTRVTLIGGIGLLIVAILPQVLNGWMSLDWSMASFFGGTSLLIIVGVALDTLRQMESHLLMRNYDGFLKHGRLRARR; this is encoded by the coding sequence ATGCTGGCCACCTTTGCGAACACGTTCAAAATACCGGAGCTGCGCAAGCGCATCCTCCTGACGGCCGGACTGGTGTTCATCAGCCGACTCATCTCGATGATTCCCACGCCGGGGGTCAACTTGGGCGTCCTGAACGAGATCATGGAGCGGATGCGCGAGTCGGCCACCGGCTCCGCTGGCGGCCTGATGAGCATGTTCGACGTCTTCACCGGCGGCGCCATGAGCCAGTGCGCGGTCGGCTTCCTGAGCATCTGGCCGTATATCAGCGCCTCGATCATCCTGCAGCTCCTCACCGCCGTCGTTCCCGCGCTGGAACGGATGGTGCGCGAGGGCGACAGCGGCCGGCAGCGCATGAACCAGTACACCCGCTACCTGACCATCGGCATCTGCGTGTTCCAGTCGTTCTTCCTCGCCCAGGGGCTTCAGAACCCCGAGCGTCTCGGCTTCGGCGCGGTGGACCTGGTGGCGAATCCGGGCGTCGGCTTCACCCTGATGACCATCATCGCCATGACCTCGGCTTCGATGTTTGTCATGTGGCTCGGCGACCAGATCACGTCCCGCGGCATCGGCAACGGCGTCTCGCTGATTATCATGATCAACATCTGCAGTCGCCTGCCCCATGCGGTGATGATCGCGTGGGAGCGCTACATCGGCATCGGCGACATCCAGCCGACGGCCAACATCTTCGAGCTGGTGCTGCTGCTGCTGCTCGGCTTTGCCGTCACCATGGGCACCGTCATGCTCACCCAGGGCGTCCGGCGCGTGCCGATTCATTCAACCCGTCGCGTGGTGGGCAATCGCACGTATGGCGGACAGAACACGTACATGCCGCTGCGGGTCAACTACACGGGCGTGATGCCGATCATCTTTGCCGGCCCGCTGATCAGCTTCCCGGCCACGGCGCTGGCCCGCATCGACGGTGATCGCTTTCCCGCATTCGCCTGGCTGCGTGACTTCGGGCAGAGCCTCGCCAGCCCGACCTCGGCCCTCCATCTGACCGTCTATTCCGCCATGGTCCTCTTTTTCTGCTTCTTCTGGGTCGCCACCCAGTTCAACGCGATGCAGATCGCCGACAACCTGAAGCGCGACGGTTCGTACGTCCCCGGCATCCGCCCCGGCCGCGCGACCGCCGAGTATCTCGATGCGGTGATGACGCGCGTGACGCTCATCGGCGGCATCGGGCTGCTCATCGTTGCCATCCTGCCTCAGGTGCTCAATGGCTGGATGAGCCTCGACTGGAGCATGGCCTCGTTCTTCGGAGGCACCAGCCTCCTGATTATCGTCGGCGTGGCGCTGGACACCCTGCGCCAGATGGAGTCGCATCTGCTGATGCGCAACTATGACGGGTTTTTGAAACACGGCCGCCTGCGGGCCCGGAGATAA
- a CDS encoding 50S ribosomal protein L15, with product MDLSTLKNTPGARKSRKRVGRGPGSGHGKTSGKGHKGQKARKGHKHKLGFEGGQMPLVRRLPKRGFKNPNRVPWQTVNVKALNRFADGSQVSGGELFQAGLVHANAGGVKILGTGDLERKLTVTAHAFSASARAKIEAAGGTVVVIGVTQE from the coding sequence ATGGATCTCTCTACGTTAAAGAACACGCCGGGCGCCCGCAAAAGCCGCAAGCGCGTCGGCCGCGGTCCCGGCTCGGGACACGGCAAAACATCAGGCAAGGGCCATAAAGGTCAGAAGGCCCGCAAGGGGCACAAGCACAAACTGGGCTTTGAAGGCGGCCAGATGCCGCTCGTCCGGCGCCTGCCCAAGCGCGGGTTCAAGAACCCCAACCGCGTCCCGTGGCAGACGGTCAACGTCAAGGCCCTGAACCGGTTTGCCGACGGCAGCCAGGTGTCGGGCGGCGAGCTCTTCCAGGCTGGCCTTGTCCACGCCAACGCGGGCGGCGTCAAGATTCTCGGCACCGGCGACCTCGAACGGAAACTGACGGTCACCGCCCATGCGTTCAGCGCGTCGGCGCGGGCGAAGATCGAGGCGGCTGGCGGAACCGTCGTCGTCATCGGAGTCACGCAAGAGTAA
- a CDS encoding 30S ribosomal protein S5, translating to MREERVKREGAGSDLDERVVFVNRCAKVVKGGRRFSFSAVVVVGDHGGRVGFGFGKANEVSEAIRKGGDCAKKEMMRVKMVGKTLPHDVVGFCDGGRVLLKPAPDGSGIIAGGGMRPVLEAAGVRDVIGKSLGSKNRLNVVKATIAALQQLRTADEIAATRT from the coding sequence GTGAGAGAAGAGAGAGTCAAACGCGAGGGCGCGGGGAGCGACCTGGACGAGCGCGTCGTGTTCGTCAATCGGTGCGCGAAAGTGGTCAAGGGCGGCCGCCGTTTCAGTTTCAGCGCCGTGGTGGTCGTCGGCGACCATGGGGGACGCGTCGGCTTCGGATTCGGCAAGGCGAACGAGGTCAGCGAGGCGATCCGCAAGGGCGGTGACTGCGCGAAGAAGGAGATGATGCGTGTGAAGATGGTCGGCAAGACCCTCCCGCACGACGTGGTCGGGTTCTGCGACGGCGGCCGCGTGCTGCTGAAGCCCGCTCCAGACGGATCGGGCATCATCGCGGGCGGCGGCATGCGCCCCGTTCTCGAAGCGGCTGGCGTCCGGGACGTGATCGGCAAGTCGCTCGGCAGCAAGAACCGGCTGAATGTGGTCAAAGCCACGATCGCCGCTCTGCAGCAGTTGCGCACCGCCGATGAGATCGCGGCGACCCGCACCTGA
- a CDS encoding 50S ribosomal protein L18, which yields MIVKNRKDQRRRRHMRLRQRVQGTAERPRMAIYISNKHMYVQFIDDTASHTLAATSTLAVEDAAGCNLNTAKVVGEQAAKTAAEKGIARVVVDRGGFRYHGRIKQIVESAVAAGLRISDAAPAAEEAK from the coding sequence ATGATAGTGAAGAACCGCAAGGATCAACGCAGGCGCCGTCACATGCGCCTCCGCCAGCGCGTGCAGGGCACGGCGGAGCGCCCGCGAATGGCGATTTACATCTCGAACAAGCACATGTACGTGCAGTTCATCGATGACACGGCCTCGCATACGCTGGCCGCCACGTCCACGCTTGCCGTGGAGGACGCCGCCGGCTGCAACCTGAACACCGCCAAGGTGGTGGGGGAGCAGGCCGCCAAAACCGCAGCCGAAAAGGGAATCGCCCGCGTGGTCGTCGACCGCGGCGGATTCCGTTACCACGGCCGCATCAAGCAGATCGTGGAGTCCGCCGTTGCTGCGGGCCTGCGGATTTCGGATGCCGCTCCCGCGGCTGAGGAGGCGAAGTGA
- a CDS encoding 50S ribosomal protein L6 — protein sequence MSRIGKQPVSIPSGVTVTACGGSVSVKGALGELSRTLPAGIVAVVADGAVRVSRKDDSRVQRSYHGLSRSLVKNMIEGVVKGYKKELSIEGTGFKAQVQGAQLKLSLGFASPKEYAIPAGITVTEKQGVQLTVTGIDKQLVGEAAARIRGYYPAEPYKGKGIKYVGEQIRRKQGKTVA from the coding sequence ATGTCGAGAATCGGTAAACAACCGGTGAGCATTCCCTCCGGCGTCACCGTCACCGCCTGCGGCGGCTCGGTGTCCGTGAAGGGCGCGCTCGGTGAACTCTCCCGTACGCTTCCCGCCGGCATCGTCGCCGTCGTCGCCGACGGCGCGGTGCGCGTGTCGCGCAAGGATGACTCGCGCGTTCAACGGAGTTATCACGGGCTGAGCCGCTCCCTGGTCAAGAACATGATCGAGGGCGTGGTCAAGGGCTACAAGAAGGAGCTCTCCATCGAGGGCACCGGCTTTAAAGCACAGGTTCAGGGTGCGCAACTGAAGCTCTCGCTCGGATTTGCGTCGCCCAAAGAGTATGCGATCCCCGCCGGCATCACGGTCACCGAGAAGCAGGGCGTCCAGTTGACGGTCACGGGTATCGACAAGCAGCTTGTCGGCGAGGCGGCGGCCCGCATCCGCGGTTACTACCCCGCCGAGCCTTACAAGGGCAAGGGCATCAAGTACGTCGGCGAACAGATTCGCCGCAAGCAGGGCAAGACCGTTGCCTAA
- the rpsH gene encoding 30S ribosomal protein S8, producing MSVSDPIADMLLRMRNAQKAGLQEVEMPGSRLKGEIARVFKQEGYIAGFMLAGDPKRVLLLTLKYAADGEPVIRGVSRISKPGLRRFAGYQDIPRVLNGLGTAVVSTSNGVMTGKEARQRKLGGEVICTIW from the coding sequence ATGAGTGTATCGGATCCCATCGCAGACATGCTGCTGCGGATGCGCAACGCGCAGAAGGCCGGTCTCCAGGAAGTGGAGATGCCCGGTTCCAGGCTCAAGGGCGAGATTGCCCGTGTCTTCAAGCAGGAGGGCTACATCGCCGGCTTCATGCTGGCGGGCGATCCCAAGCGGGTGCTGTTGCTCACGCTGAAGTATGCGGCCGACGGCGAACCCGTGATTCGCGGGGTCAGCCGCATCAGCAAGCCCGGCCTGCGCCGGTTTGCCGGTTATCAGGATATTCCGCGGGTGCTCAATGGGTTGGGCACGGCGGTCGTCAGCACCTCCAATGGGGTGATGACGGGAAAAGAGGCGCGCCAGCGCAAGCTGGGCGGCGAAGTGATTTGTACCATCTGGTAA
- a CDS encoding type Z 30S ribosomal protein S14 — MAKLCLMEKAKRTPKFAVRTYCRCTRCGRARAYIRKFQLCRICFRELAVSGQIPGVTKASW; from the coding sequence ATGGCCAAATTGTGTTTGATGGAAAAGGCAAAACGCACGCCGAAGTTCGCTGTGCGCACGTATTGCCGGTGCACCCGTTGCGGGCGCGCCCGTGCCTATATCCGTAAGTTCCAGCTCTGCCGCATTTGCTTCCGTGAGCTGGCTGTGTCGGGACAGATCCCGGGTGTGACCAAGGCGAGCTGGTAA
- the rplE gene encoding 50S ribosomal protein L5 — protein MPRLKELYKEKITPKLRETLGLANPMLVPRLQKVVVNMGFGIVEKDEQKTLLEDLTKITGQRPMTCKARKSISNFKLREGMVIGAKVTLRGDRMYEFVDRFVNHALPGIRDFRGVSPRGFDGRGGYTLGIKDHTIFPEVNTGSSVEKGMDVTFVTSARTNTVARELLAALGMPFAGK, from the coding sequence ATGCCCAGACTCAAAGAGTTGTACAAGGAAAAAATTACGCCCAAGCTGCGTGAGACGCTGGGGCTCGCAAACCCCATGCTGGTGCCCCGCCTGCAGAAGGTCGTGGTGAACATGGGCTTCGGGATCGTCGAGAAGGACGAACAGAAGACCTTGCTGGAAGATCTGACGAAGATCACCGGTCAGCGGCCCATGACCTGCAAGGCCCGCAAGAGCATCTCGAATTTCAAGCTGCGCGAAGGCATGGTCATCGGCGCCAAGGTCACCCTGCGCGGGGACCGGATGTACGAGTTCGTCGACCGCTTTGTGAATCACGCCCTGCCGGGCATTCGCGACTTTCGCGGCGTCTCGCCCCGCGGCTTTGACGGACGGGGGGGGTATACGCTCGGAATCAAGGATCATACGATCTTCCCGGAAGTCAACACCGGATCGAGCGTGGAGAAGGGGATGGATGTCACATTTGTGACGTCGGCCCGCACTAACACTGTGGCCCGCGAGCTGCTCGCGGCGCTTGGTATGCCGTTCGCCGGAAAGTAA
- the rplX gene encoding 50S ribosomal protein L24: MSIARIKKHDTVIAISGEYAGQTGKVTRIDFRKNVVFVEGLNLVKKAVRRSQAKPDGGFVEIEAPIRLSKVMPYDAEAKKGVRIRRVRTGDTLERVSKATNKVLHG, encoded by the coding sequence ATGAGCATTGCACGCATCAAGAAGCATGACACGGTGATCGCCATATCAGGCGAATACGCCGGCCAGACCGGAAAAGTCACGCGAATCGATTTTCGCAAGAACGTCGTCTTCGTCGAGGGTCTGAATCTGGTGAAAAAGGCCGTGCGCCGGTCTCAGGCCAAGCCCGATGGCGGGTTTGTTGAGATCGAGGCCCCGATCCGGTTGTCCAAGGTGATGCCCTATGATGCGGAGGCCAAGAAGGGCGTCCGCATCCGGCGCGTCCGCACCGGCGACACACTCGAACGGGTATCCAAGGCGACAAACAAGGTCTTGCACGGATAG
- the rplN gene encoding 50S ribosomal protein L14: MIQEQTELIVADNSGAKLAMCFRILGQRKTFAHIGDVIRVAIKDAQPTGAVKKGQVCTAVIVRTGHPINRPDGSHVRFDQNACVIVDAKLNPIGTRIFGPVARELRDRNYMKIISLAPEVV; this comes from the coding sequence ATGATCCAGGAGCAAACTGAACTGATTGTGGCCGACAACTCGGGCGCCAAGCTGGCCATGTGCTTCCGGATCCTCGGCCAGCGCAAGACCTTCGCCCATATTGGCGACGTCATCCGTGTGGCCATCAAGGATGCGCAGCCGACCGGCGCGGTGAAGAAGGGGCAGGTCTGCACGGCGGTTATCGTGCGCACCGGCCACCCCATCAACCGCCCTGACGGTTCGCATGTCCGTTTTGACCAGAACGCCTGCGTGATCGTGGATGCCAAGCTGAATCCGATCGGCACGCGTATTTTCGGTCCGGTGGCGCGCGAGTTGCGCGACCGGAATTACATGAAGATCATCTCGCTGGCGCCGGAAGTGGTCTGA
- the rpsQ gene encoding 30S ribosomal protein S17, whose amino-acid sequence MAETTESRGSRKVRKGVVVSRSGNKSIVVQTERRLRHPLYGKVIRMHKKFHAHDEQNAARVGDAVIITECRPLSKMKRWRVVEVVSAEGAPKS is encoded by the coding sequence ATGGCCGAGACGACAGAGAGCCGCGGATCCCGCAAGGTCCGCAAGGGTGTGGTGGTGAGCCGCAGCGGGAACAAGTCGATCGTGGTGCAAACCGAGCGTCGGCTGCGTCACCCCCTGTATGGCAAGGTGATCCGCATGCACAAGAAGTTCCACGCGCACGACGAGCAGAACGCCGCGCGGGTGGGCGATGCGGTGATCATCACCGAATGCCGCCCGCTGAGCAAGATGAAGCGCTGGCGCGTGGTCGAAGTCGTGTCCGCGGAAGGAGCGCCGAAGTCATGA
- the rpmC gene encoding 50S ribosomal protein L29, whose protein sequence is MKAREFRELGAEELAQRIREQSQDLRNFRLKHYSGASVEKPIRIRTLRREIASMLTVQRGREAGK, encoded by the coding sequence ATGAAGGCTAGGGAATTCAGGGAACTGGGGGCGGAGGAGTTGGCTCAGCGGATTCGCGAGCAGTCGCAGGATTTGCGCAACTTTCGCCTGAAGCATTACTCCGGCGCCAGCGTAGAGAAGCCGATTCGGATTCGTACGCTTCGTCGTGAAATTGCGAGCATGCTCACGGTACAACGTGGGCGGGAGGCGGGTAAGTAA
- the rplP gene encoding 50S ribosomal protein L16, which translates to MPLMPKRVLHRKQSKGNRAGHATSGAELAYGEYGIKALTRGWITNTQIEACRVAVNRHMKRKGKLWIRIFPDKPVTKKPIEVRMGKGKGNPELWVAVIVPGKMLFEVGGVPDATARECLRLADTKLGIRTRLVARK; encoded by the coding sequence ATGCCACTAATGCCTAAACGGGTCTTGCACCGCAAGCAGTCCAAAGGGAACCGGGCGGGACACGCCACCTCGGGCGCCGAGCTTGCCTACGGAGAGTATGGCATCAAGGCGCTCACCCGGGGCTGGATCACCAATACGCAGATCGAGGCGTGCCGTGTGGCAGTCAACCGCCACATGAAACGCAAAGGCAAGCTGTGGATCCGGATCTTCCCGGACAAGCCTGTCACCAAGAAGCCCATCGAAGTGCGCATGGGCAAGGGAAAAGGTAATCCGGAGCTCTGGGTTGCGGTGATCGTTCCGGGCAAGATGTTGTTCGAGGTCGGCGGCGTCCCGGACGCCACCGCCCGCGAATGCCTCCGCCTGGCCGACACAAAACTGGGCATCCGCACGCGGTTGGTTGCCCGCAAGTGA
- the rpsC gene encoding 30S ribosomal protein S3 yields the protein MGQKVNPIGFRIAVDHAWSSRWFAGKRDFGTLLAEDQMIREEVKKRLEGAAIAKIMIERYANRVRINIFSARPGVVIGRKGQDIERIRADLAKKTGKEIYLEIHEVRDPDANAQLVAEGMAQQIERRVALKRAMKRAEKVAMDIGCEGIKIRCSGRINGAEISRVEWSKQGKVPLHTLRANIDYGFAEAHTTAGLIGIKVWICTRDDFQPARSGTRRRSNATNA from the coding sequence TTGGGACAGAAAGTCAATCCTATCGGATTCCGAATCGCCGTCGACCACGCATGGAGCTCGCGGTGGTTTGCCGGAAAGCGTGATTTTGGCACGCTGCTCGCGGAAGATCAGATGATCCGCGAGGAGGTCAAGAAACGTTTGGAAGGCGCCGCGATCGCCAAGATCATGATCGAGCGCTACGCCAATCGTGTGCGGATCAACATCTTTTCGGCCCGGCCCGGTGTGGTCATCGGCCGCAAGGGGCAGGATATCGAACGGATCCGCGCCGACCTGGCGAAAAAGACGGGTAAAGAGATTTACCTGGAGATCCACGAGGTTCGCGATCCCGACGCCAACGCGCAGTTGGTTGCCGAGGGCATGGCGCAGCAGATCGAGCGCCGCGTGGCCCTCAAACGCGCCATGAAGCGGGCTGAGAAGGTGGCCATGGATATTGGCTGCGAGGGGATCAAGATCCGCTGCAGCGGCCGTATCAACGGCGCCGAGATCTCGCGCGTCGAGTGGAGCAAGCAGGGCAAGGTGCCATTGCACACCCTGCGTGCGAACATCGACTACGGGTTTGCAGAGGCCCACACAACGGCCGGCTTGATCGGCATCAAGGTGTGGATCTGCACCCGGGATGATTTCCAGCCGGCGCGTTCCGGGACGAGGAGGAGAAGCAATGCCACTAATGCCTAA
- a CDS encoding 50S ribosomal protein L22: MEVTAITRNVRLSAQKGRPLSRKVQGMTVSEALKVTQFSPRKAAAVLGQTIQSAMANAKNNANLDVDGLRIQLAVFDEGPRLRRFWPRARGSASPIARRLCHVKVVLTDGR, translated from the coding sequence ATGGAAGTGACGGCTATTACCCGTAACGTCCGGCTTTCGGCGCAGAAGGGCCGCCCCCTGTCCCGCAAGGTGCAGGGCATGACGGTCAGCGAGGCGTTGAAGGTGACGCAATTCAGCCCGCGGAAGGCGGCCGCCGTGCTGGGTCAGACGATCCAGTCGGCGATGGCCAACGCGAAAAACAACGCCAATCTGGATGTGGACGGTCTGCGCATTCAGCTCGCGGTGTTTGATGAAGGGCCGCGTTTGCGGCGGTTCTGGCCTCGCGCCCGTGGCAGTGCGAGTCCGATTGCCCGGCGGTTGTGCCATGTGAAAGTGGTCCTGACCGACGGTCGTTAA